The following proteins are co-located in the Dehalococcoidia bacterium genome:
- a CDS encoding DUF2283 domain-containing protein, with amino-acid sequence MKVTYDPKTDTLSMILKERTPVAESDEDKPGVILDYDDAGNLISLEILDASSRVSDIRKMEFQMAA; translated from the coding sequence ATGAAAGTTACCTATGATCCCAAAACCGACACACTGAGCATGATTCTCAAAGAGAGAACGCCGGTTGCCGAAAGCGACGAAGACAAGCCCGGCGTCATTCTCGACTATGATGATGCTGGCAACCTGATATCGCTCGAAATCCTTGATGCTTCGTCCAGGGTGAGCGATATTCGCAAGATGGAATTCCAGATGGCGGCATAG